The proteins below come from a single Malus domestica chromosome 03, GDT2T_hap1 genomic window:
- the LOC103416658 gene encoding protein FERTILITY RESTORER RF2, mitochondrial-like: protein MPMLTGASAIVNSLPLPAGQCRGQFKLSSCGPKKVHVDVKMVHLKIGAVGLGAQFPLERRNPVTVSNRRQSASVICASALNARCGAEQTQTVTREAPTITHLPGKEKSPLLDDGGSGFPPRDDGDGGGGGGGGGGNFSGGFAFFGFLLFLSFLKDKESEGSYRENRRR, encoded by the exons ATGCCAATGTTGACTGGTGCAAGTGCAATCGTGAACTCGCTTCCATTGCCAGCAG GTCAGTGCCGTGGACAATTTAAGCTTTCTAGCTGTGGACCGAAAAAAGTACATGTTGATGTAAAAATGGTGCATCTTAAGATAGGAGCGGTGGGGCTTGGTGCACAGTTTCCACTCGAGAGAAGAAATCCAGTTACGGTTTCAAATCGAAGGCAGTCTGCTTCTGTGATATGTGCTAGTGCCttg AATGCCAGATGTGGTGCAGAGCAAACGCAGACTGTTACACGTGAGGCTCCAACAATTACACATCTCCCTG GCAAGGAGAAGTCCCCACTGCTTGATGATGGTGGGAGTGGCTTCCCTCCTCGTGACGATGGTGATGGCGGTGGCGGTGGAGGTGGCGGTGGAGGCAACTTTTCCGGAGGCTTTGCCTTTTTCGGCTTTCTTCTTTTCCTAAGCTTCTTAAAGGATAAAGAAAGTGAGGGTTCCTATCGAGAGAATAGGAGAAGGTGA